A single genomic interval of Desulfovibrio sp. UCD-KL4C harbors:
- the hisI gene encoding phosphoribosyl-AMP cyclohydrolase, producing MMKPDFEKMNGLVPAIAQDAETGEVLMMAYMNEESWNKTIETGEAHYWSRSRQTLWHKGGTSGHVQKIKSIRIDCDDDTLVLLIDQVGGAACHKGYRSCFFRELKDGEVSECSPFIFDPKEVYK from the coding sequence ATGATGAAGCCTGATTTTGAAAAAATGAACGGACTCGTACCTGCCATCGCACAGGATGCTGAAACAGGAGAAGTCCTGATGATGGCATACATGAATGAAGAATCGTGGAATAAAACCATTGAGACAGGTGAAGCCCATTACTGGAGCAGAAGCCGTCAAACTCTCTGGCATAAAGGCGGCACATCCGGTCATGTACAAAAAATCAAGTCCATCAGAATTGATTGCGATGATGATACTTTGGTACTGCTGATTGACCAGGTCGGCGGAGCTGCGTGCCACAAAGGATACAGAAGCTGCTTTTTTCGTGAACTGAAGGATGGTGAAGTTTCAGAGTGTTCACCCTTTATCTTTGACCCCAAGGAGGTTTATAAATAA
- a CDS encoding AraC family transcriptional regulator: MANRKSNEAVSCKLLPFMGSGVEVLRAHYVTQTFSKHFHEGYAVGFIESGAMGFRYRGSNLLASKGSINLVVPGEIHDGHAASDEGWRYRMFYLPPEVLMSAARELGSKPVQPYFSMGVLEDTELAAAIYEAHFILQQDEATVLEKETLLLRMLISWISRHGEVRTNCPGVGSEHRAVRLAREYMQDQPAENVGLEKLAGLGGLSPFHFVRVFEKHFGITPHAYLMQTRVNHAKNMLSRSMRIADIAAECGFADQSHLTRQFRRQFGLTPGQYRKIVQNN, from the coding sequence ATGGCAAACAGAAAAAGTAATGAAGCCGTATCCTGCAAGCTTCTGCCATTCATGGGCAGTGGTGTGGAGGTTTTACGCGCTCATTATGTGACCCAGACTTTTTCCAAACATTTCCACGAAGGTTATGCTGTCGGGTTTATTGAAAGCGGGGCAATGGGATTCAGGTATCGCGGTTCAAATTTACTAGCTTCTAAGGGATCTATTAACCTTGTTGTCCCCGGTGAGATTCATGACGGTCATGCTGCATCAGATGAGGGGTGGAGATATCGCATGTTCTACCTGCCACCAGAAGTACTGATGTCGGCCGCCAGAGAGCTGGGTAGTAAGCCTGTTCAGCCTTATTTCAGTATGGGGGTTCTCGAAGATACGGAACTTGCCGCAGCCATTTATGAAGCTCATTTTATTTTACAGCAGGATGAAGCGACTGTTCTTGAAAAGGAAACACTGCTGCTACGGATGCTTATCAGCTGGATATCCCGTCATGGAGAGGTTCGGACAAACTGTCCGGGGGTTGGCAGTGAGCATCGCGCTGTCCGTCTTGCCCGTGAGTATATGCAGGACCAGCCTGCTGAAAATGTCGGGCTTGAAAAGCTTGCCGGACTTGGCGGTTTAAGTCCTTTTCATTTTGTGCGGGTATTTGAAAAACATTTCGGCATAACCCCTCATGCCTATCTTATGCAGACCAGAGTTAACCACGCAAAAAATATGCTGAGCCGTTCCATGCGTATTGCAGATATTGCTGCCGAATGCGGTTTTGCAGATCAGAGTCATTTAACACGTCAGTTCCGCCGCCAGTTCGGGCTTACCCCCGGTCAGTACCGCAAGATTGTTCAAAACAATTAG
- a CDS encoding DUF3431 domain-containing protein: MDLDFNKDQLQIVVARYSENLEWLNEFNCFATVYNKGETTVEGAVVLPNIGREGHTYLTHLVRNYHDLPEYTVFLQGSPFFHMEGGADCAKLTETIQECMTKKVPFKGFAWFRLRCDRLGRPHQMADPASKGKWSGWGKDIPVGDVYDKLFNRTPPQQFIASAATGLFIVRKDRILTRSLEFYKKALSIIEADPYDEYNTGHAFERLWQIIFNGSKAINP, from the coding sequence ATGGATTTAGATTTTAATAAAGATCAATTACAGATAGTCGTAGCCCGTTATAGTGAAAATCTTGAATGGCTAAACGAATTTAATTGTTTTGCAACAGTTTACAACAAAGGTGAAACTACAGTTGAAGGAGCCGTTGTCTTGCCGAATATCGGCAGGGAAGGACATACATATCTGACACATTTAGTTAGAAATTATCATGATCTTCCAGAGTATACTGTCTTTTTACAGGGTTCTCCTTTTTTCCATATGGAAGGTGGAGCTGACTGCGCAAAACTTACTGAAACTATTCAAGAATGTATGACTAAAAAGGTCCCTTTTAAAGGTTTTGCGTGGTTTCGGCTCAGGTGTGATCGTCTGGGAAGGCCTCATCAAATGGCTGACCCTGCCAGTAAGGGAAAGTGGTCCGGCTGGGGTAAAGATATTCCGGTAGGAGATGTCTATGACAAACTATTTAATAGAACACCTCCACAGCAATTTATTGCGAGTGCAGCAACAGGTCTTTTTATAGTGCGCAAAGATAGAATTCTAACCCGTTCATTGGAATTTTATAAAAAAGCGCTTTCAATTATTGAAGCTGACCCGTACGACGAGTACAACACCGGACATGCTTTTGAACGCTTATGGCAGATTATTTTTAATGGTAGTAAAGCAATAAACCCGTAA
- a CDS encoding DMT family transporter codes for MFKAYLNLTLAMVIVGSSVVAGKIMVDQLPIYFSSAFRFLIASLIIVPILYLREGGFPKLSRRSWLVLGVQSLCGSFLFTVFLLSGLSIISTASAGIITSTTPAFMGIIGWFFFKEHPSGRIIAGIILSMIGVMVLNVAGTSGLSESSFWGYLLVLAAVAAESMFLLFRKWIPETLSPLAATTIISVFGFAWFLPAGIYDLLTVDLTPAGPVAWMAVVYYGVVVTVLAYLFWFAGIVSVPASVASVFTGVMPISAVALSALILGEKLQWFHYAGCLFVLSGIFLISGISSAGFELKFKKKNP; via the coding sequence ATGTTTAAGGCTTATCTAAATCTTACTTTGGCAATGGTTATTGTCGGCAGCTCCGTAGTTGCCGGAAAAATAATGGTAGACCAGTTGCCAATTTATTTTTCATCGGCGTTTCGTTTTTTGATTGCATCTTTGATAATCGTCCCGATTTTATACCTGCGTGAAGGTGGGTTCCCTAAGTTATCAAGACGCAGTTGGTTAGTGCTTGGTGTTCAATCTTTATGTGGATCATTTTTGTTTACAGTTTTTTTATTATCCGGCCTCAGTATAATCAGTACTGCGTCAGCTGGAATTATCACCAGTACAACTCCTGCCTTTATGGGGATTATCGGATGGTTTTTCTTTAAAGAACATCCTTCCGGCAGGATAATTGCGGGGATTATACTATCTATGATAGGTGTTATGGTTCTCAATGTTGCAGGGACGAGTGGCTTATCTGAATCTTCATTTTGGGGGTATTTGCTGGTGCTTGCAGCTGTTGCTGCGGAATCCATGTTTTTGCTTTTTCGTAAGTGGATACCTGAAACATTATCGCCGTTGGCAGCAACCACAATAATTTCAGTATTCGGGTTTGCATGGTTTTTGCCAGCCGGAATTTATGATCTGCTAACTGTTGATTTGACTCCTGCCGGTCCTGTTGCTTGGATGGCAGTCGTATATTACGGAGTGGTTGTCACCGTTTTAGCTTATCTTTTCTGGTTTGCCGGAATCGTTTCTGTGCCTGCATCAGTAGCAAGCGTGTTTACAGGAGTTATGCCTATTTCGGCAGTTGCTCTTTCAGCTTTGATCCTTGGAGAGAAGTTGCAATGGTTTCACTATGCTGGGTGTCTTTTTGTGCTGAGTGGTATTTTCCTTATTTCCGGTATTAGTTCTGCCGGATTCGAATTAAAATTCAAAAAAAAGAACCCGTAA
- a CDS encoding glutamine synthetase family protein has protein sequence MDAPVFNCKNADDVLKAVRDYNISFVQFWFVDILGTLKSFQITPKELESAFEEGMGFDGSSILGFTRIEESDMIALPDPTTFQMCSWRPTDRPVARMFCDIQNPDGSPYEGDSRWVLKKTLDKAADKGFTFYVGPELEFFLFEDEKGTKIIDKGGYFDAPPLDLGNDIRRDIIFSLEQMGYDVEYSHHEVAPSQHEIDLRYSEGMRMADTAMTYRVIVKEVARKHGIYATFMPKPMSGVNGSGMHVHQSLFKNGRNVFFDANDEYHLSAEGKSYIAGILKHCPEFTCVTNQWVNSYKRLVPGYEAPVYVAWARKNRSTLVRVPMYKPGKEGATRMELRSPDPAANPYLCFAVMLEAGLKGIEEGYKLPSPIEENVFAMDPPALAEHGITALPGNLYEAAVAMKKSELVKECLGDHIHSNLYKNKIKEWDAYRTQVTEYELNTYLPVL, from the coding sequence ATGGATGCGCCTGTCTTTAATTGCAAAAATGCGGATGATGTTCTTAAAGCTGTAAGGGACTACAATATCAGCTTTGTTCAATTCTGGTTTGTTGATATTCTAGGAACCCTGAAAAGCTTTCAGATTACTCCTAAAGAACTGGAATCAGCTTTTGAGGAAGGTATGGGATTTGACGGATCATCTATTCTAGGTTTCACCAGAATAGAAGAATCAGACATGATAGCTCTGCCTGACCCGACAACTTTTCAAATGTGCTCATGGCGTCCAACCGACCGCCCTGTAGCCCGTATGTTCTGTGACATTCAAAATCCTGACGGATCTCCTTACGAAGGAGACAGCAGATGGGTTCTTAAAAAGACACTCGATAAAGCCGCAGATAAAGGGTTCACTTTCTATGTCGGACCGGAACTCGAATTCTTCTTATTTGAAGACGAAAAGGGTACTAAGATCATTGATAAAGGGGGTTACTTCGACGCCCCTCCACTTGATCTCGGCAACGATATCCGTCGTGACATCATTTTCTCTCTGGAACAGATGGGATATGACGTTGAATACAGCCATCACGAAGTAGCTCCAAGCCAACATGAAATTGACCTTCGCTATTCAGAAGGTATGAGAATGGCCGACACTGCCATGACCTACCGCGTAATAGTCAAAGAGGTCGCCCGTAAACACGGTATTTACGCTACTTTCATGCCTAAACCGATGTCTGGTGTCAACGGCTCCGGCATGCACGTTCATCAGTCTTTATTTAAGAATGGAAGAAATGTATTTTTCGATGCCAATGATGAATACCACCTCAGCGCTGAAGGTAAAAGTTATATTGCCGGTATTTTGAAACATTGCCCAGAATTTACCTGCGTAACAAACCAGTGGGTAAACTCCTACAAACGGCTTGTTCCTGGATACGAAGCCCCCGTATATGTAGCATGGGCCAGAAAAAACCGCTCTACTTTGGTACGTGTTCCAATGTATAAACCCGGTAAAGAAGGCGCAACCAGAATGGAACTGCGTTCTCCTGATCCAGCAGCGAATCCTTATCTGTGCTTTGCTGTTATGCTTGAGGCTGGCCTCAAGGGAATTGAAGAAGGATACAAACTTCCTTCCCCTATCGAAGAAAACGTTTTTGCAATGGACCCACCGGCTCTTGCAGAGCATGGAATCACAGCTCTTCCCGGCAACTTGTATGAAGCTGCAGTTGCAATGAAGAAAAGTGAGCTGGTCAAAGAATGTCTCGGCGATCACATTCACAGCAACCTATACAAAAACAAAATCAAAGAATGGGATGCTTACAGAACACAGGTTACTGAGTATGAACTAAATACTTACCTTCCGGTTCTTTAA
- the hisG gene encoding ATP phosphoribosyltransferase — MSNMLKIGLPKGSLQDATINLFEKSGWKINLHHRNYFPDVNDDELTCAMCRAQEISQYVENGTLDVGLTGKDWILENQSDVVEVSDLIYSKVSNRQAHWVLAVAGDSPYKTAQDLAGKRISTELMGFTKRYFESINVPVEVSYSWGATEAKVVEGLCDAIVEVTETGTTIKANGLRIISDLMATNTMLIANKEAWANPWKRKKIENINLLLQGALKAQKMVGLKMNMPKAALEKAMKMMPSLNSPTVANLSDPSWVSVEIMIEEIAVRELIPELISMGAEGIIEYPLNKVI; from the coding sequence ATGTCCAATATGCTTAAAATAGGTCTACCAAAAGGCTCCCTGCAAGATGCAACAATCAATCTTTTCGAAAAATCAGGTTGGAAAATAAATCTGCACCACCGCAATTATTTCCCAGATGTAAACGATGATGAACTGACATGTGCTATGTGCCGTGCGCAGGAAATTTCTCAGTACGTTGAAAACGGAACCCTTGATGTAGGTCTCACCGGAAAAGACTGGATCCTTGAGAATCAGTCGGATGTTGTTGAAGTTTCCGACCTCATTTACTCAAAGGTAAGTAACCGCCAAGCACATTGGGTTTTAGCAGTTGCAGGAGATTCTCCTTACAAAACAGCTCAAGACCTAGCCGGCAAAAGAATCTCAACAGAACTTATGGGCTTCACCAAAAGATACTTTGAATCAATCAACGTTCCAGTTGAAGTTTCATACTCATGGGGAGCAACCGAAGCTAAGGTTGTAGAAGGTCTTTGCGATGCTATTGTTGAAGTTACCGAAACAGGTACAACCATCAAAGCAAACGGGCTACGCATTATATCCGACCTGATGGCAACAAACACAATGCTTATTGCCAACAAGGAAGCATGGGCTAACCCTTGGAAACGTAAAAAGATTGAAAACATTAATTTACTTCTACAGGGAGCACTTAAAGCTCAGAAAATGGTTGGCCTAAAAATGAATATGCCGAAAGCTGCGCTTGAAAAAGCAATGAAAATGATGCCAAGTCTAAATTCACCTACTGTGGCAAACCTTTCTGATCCATCATGGGTTTCAGTTGAAATCATGATCGAAGAAATTGCAGTTCGTGAACTTATCCCCGAGCTCATCTCAATGGGAGCAGAAGGTATCATTGAGTATCCGCTTAACAAGGTAATCTAG
- a CDS encoding sigma-54 dependent transcriptional regulator, with the protein MATNILILDDEQNYLLILEAMLSDEGYKITALSDPETGLAFLDESEVDLVITDMKMPKLTGSDVLAHVKKNFPHIPVIIMTAFGSIESAVEAMKIGAFDYITKPFANEELLLSVTKAAQFAKAQQENRMLREQIKDRYSPNNIIGRSKPMLHVFEMIHKAAPGHSTVLITGESGTGKELVAQAVHQSSPRCDNPFISVNCMALSAGVLESELFGHEKGSFTGAVALRRGRFEMADKGTLFLDEIGELSHDMQVKLLRVLQEKTIERVGGVDSIKIDIRIVAATNKNLKEAVENGTFREDLYYRLNVVSIELPPLRERREDIPFMIDHFLAKYSAENNKTFEGFSPAAMDYMSAYEWPGNVRQLQNVIERCVVLTSGTVIKTDDLPAEIKDEETQFKSAVDLLPTKINLAQALDKIEATLVRRALVHSNFVKVDAAEMLGLSKSLLQYKLKKYSIAGK; encoded by the coding sequence ATGGCTACTAATATTTTGATATTGGATGATGAACAGAACTACCTTCTAATTCTGGAGGCAATGCTTTCCGATGAAGGGTACAAGATAACTGCGCTTTCAGATCCTGAAACAGGTTTGGCATTTCTTGATGAATCAGAAGTAGATCTGGTTATAACGGATATGAAGATGCCTAAGCTCACCGGAAGTGATGTGCTGGCTCATGTAAAAAAGAATTTCCCACATATTCCTGTGATAATTATGACTGCGTTCGGGTCAATCGAATCAGCTGTTGAGGCTATGAAAATAGGTGCTTTTGATTATATTACCAAGCCTTTTGCTAATGAAGAGTTGCTTCTTTCAGTTACAAAAGCGGCTCAATTTGCAAAAGCGCAGCAGGAAAATAGAATGCTGCGCGAACAGATTAAAGATCGCTATTCGCCGAATAATATAATCGGTCGTTCAAAGCCGATGCTCCATGTTTTTGAAATGATTCATAAGGCTGCGCCAGGTCATTCCACTGTTCTTATTACCGGAGAATCCGGTACAGGTAAGGAGTTGGTTGCTCAGGCGGTACATCAATCTTCACCGCGTTGTGATAACCCTTTTATTTCGGTCAACTGCATGGCTTTGAGTGCAGGAGTTCTTGAAAGCGAGCTCTTCGGTCATGAGAAGGGATCTTTCACCGGGGCTGTGGCTTTACGGCGTGGACGCTTTGAAATGGCGGATAAAGGTACATTGTTTCTGGATGAGATAGGTGAACTTTCGCATGATATGCAGGTTAAGCTTTTAAGAGTCTTGCAGGAAAAAACAATTGAACGTGTCGGCGGAGTCGATTCGATTAAAATTGATATCCGTATTGTTGCAGCGACTAATAAAAATTTAAAGGAAGCTGTTGAAAACGGTACTTTCCGCGAAGATCTTTATTATAGATTAAATGTTGTAAGCATTGAGCTTCCGCCTCTTCGTGAACGTAGGGAAGACATTCCATTTATGATTGATCATTTTCTGGCTAAGTATTCTGCTGAAAATAATAAAACATTTGAAGGATTTTCACCCGCTGCGATGGATTATATGTCTGCTTATGAATGGCCTGGTAACGTTCGCCAACTTCAAAATGTTATTGAGCGGTGTGTTGTGCTTACTTCCGGTACTGTGATTAAGACGGATGATCTGCCTGCTGAAATTAAAGACGAAGAAACTCAGTTTAAAAGTGCTGTCGATTTGTTGCCGACCAAAATTAATCTTGCTCAGGCTTTAGATAAAATTGAAGCGACTCTAGTTCGCAGAGCCTTGGTGCACAGTAATTTTGTTAAAGTAGACGCTGCAGAGATGTTGGGTCTTTCTAAAAGTCTGCTTCAGTACAAGCTTAAAAAATATAGTATAGCTGGGAAGTAA
- the nhaA gene encoding Na+/H+ antiporter NhaA: MSKQRVRIQDERPVIEKMLFPFNQFVKIESSGGVVLILCTVVALIWANSTFAHFYENFKNIPLTVGVGKFVLSKPAILWINDGLMVVFFFLVGLEIKREVLVGELNSLRQASLPICAAVGGMVVPALTYAYFNHGTPSAAGWGIPMATDIAFSLGILSLLGDRVPISLKIFLTAIAIVDDIGAILVIAVFYSTGVSLWMIGVGLLFLLLMFMLNRMGVRAPLPYLILGVFMWLAFLKSGVHATVAGVLAAMSIPASTTTCCNKFTFSIRKSLSDYEVAVGDSAVTLSNKQMLSSLSEMHNDIMMASPPLKRIEHSLHYYVAFAIMPIFALANAGISFSADAGGSGLDIFHPVSIGIFLGLIAGKTIGICLASWLAIKVGIADSPSTMHRWHFLGAGLLAGIGFTMSIFITTLAWGNNAAFVIDAKFSILVASTVAGLLGFLVLRNCKIGTNREV; the protein is encoded by the coding sequence ATGAGTAAACAAAGAGTTCGTATTCAGGATGAGCGGCCTGTTATTGAAAAAATGCTGTTTCCGTTTAATCAATTTGTAAAAATTGAATCATCCGGAGGAGTTGTCCTTATACTTTGCACTGTTGTTGCTTTGATTTGGGCGAATTCTACATTTGCTCATTTTTACGAAAATTTTAAAAATATTCCTCTTACAGTCGGAGTCGGTAAATTTGTTCTTTCAAAGCCTGCGATACTCTGGATTAACGATGGTCTTATGGTTGTGTTTTTCTTTCTTGTAGGACTTGAAATTAAGCGTGAGGTTTTGGTTGGTGAGCTTAACTCACTGAGACAGGCTTCTCTTCCGATTTGTGCTGCCGTAGGAGGAATGGTTGTTCCTGCTCTTACTTATGCTTATTTCAATCATGGAACACCTTCTGCGGCCGGATGGGGTATCCCCATGGCTACTGATATAGCGTTTAGTCTTGGCATACTGTCTCTCTTAGGCGACAGGGTGCCTATAAGTTTGAAAATATTTCTCACTGCAATTGCAATTGTTGATGATATCGGGGCTATTTTAGTTATAGCTGTTTTTTACTCAACAGGCGTGTCTCTGTGGATGATAGGTGTTGGATTGCTTTTCCTTTTGCTGATGTTTATGTTGAACAGAATGGGTGTTAGGGCACCGCTTCCCTATTTAATTCTCGGAGTATTTATGTGGCTGGCATTTTTAAAAAGCGGAGTACACGCAACTGTAGCTGGGGTTCTTGCAGCAATGTCAATTCCAGCCTCCACTACCACATGCTGTAATAAATTTACTTTTTCAATTCGTAAAAGTTTATCTGATTATGAAGTTGCAGTCGGAGACAGTGCAGTTACTCTTTCTAATAAGCAAATGCTTTCGTCGCTCTCAGAAATGCATAATGATATTATGATGGCTTCTCCCCCTTTAAAGAGAATTGAACATAGCCTGCATTATTATGTAGCCTTTGCTATTATGCCGATATTTGCGCTTGCAAATGCCGGAATAAGTTTTTCAGCTGATGCTGGTGGGAGTGGACTGGATATTTTCCATCCGGTAAGCATTGGTATTTTTTTAGGGCTTATTGCGGGTAAAACTATAGGTATTTGTCTTGCTAGTTGGCTGGCTATTAAGGTTGGTATTGCAGATTCTCCTTCGACTATGCATAGATGGCATTTTTTAGGGGCAGGGTTGCTTGCAGGTATCGGGTTTACCATGTCTATCTTTATCACAACTCTTGCATGGGGAAATAATGCAGCGTTTGTTATAGATGCTAAATTCAGTATTCTTGTTGCATCCACTGTTGCAGGTCTTCTAGGATTTCTTGTTTTACGTAATTGCAAGATTGGAACAAATCGTGAGGTTTAG
- a CDS encoding TetR/AcrR family transcriptional regulator: MTTVEKKKIDHDRMKRLILNAAKELFAKDGFENVSIRKIASCINYSPAALYRYFQNKEDIILCLKQEGMQKFGDAQKHLADIEDPFERVKECGRLYLTYASNEPEYYDLLFNKVAPSFCDPEKWAGKPQQSFLNFKETVRECIETGVLGDVSVDTTVAALWACVHGLASLTMTGRLKSSLPDIDIDSVFENVLCFITIPQIEREKMRKAKFDEDKK, translated from the coding sequence ATGACAACAGTCGAAAAAAAGAAAATTGATCATGATCGAATGAAACGTTTGATTTTGAATGCAGCAAAAGAGCTCTTTGCCAAAGACGGGTTTGAAAATGTTTCAATACGTAAAATAGCTTCATGTATTAATTATAGTCCCGCAGCGCTTTATAGATATTTTCAGAACAAAGAAGATATTATTCTCTGCCTTAAGCAGGAAGGTATGCAAAAGTTCGGAGATGCTCAAAAGCATCTGGCAGATATCGAAGACCCCTTTGAAAGGGTGAAAGAGTGTGGGCGGCTTTACTTAACTTATGCCTCTAATGAACCTGAATATTATGATCTTCTTTTTAATAAAGTTGCGCCTTCTTTTTGTGATCCTGAAAAATGGGCAGGAAAACCTCAGCAATCTTTCTTAAATTTTAAAGAAACTGTCCGCGAATGTATTGAAACAGGAGTGCTTGGCGATGTTTCAGTTGATACTACTGTGGCCGCTTTGTGGGCCTGCGTTCACGGTCTGGCATCATTGACGATGACTGGCAGGTTGAAAAGCTCGCTGCCTGATATTGATATTGATTCTGTTTTTGAAAATGTTCTTTGTTTTATAACAATCCCTCAAATTGAGCGGGAAAAAATGAGAAAGGCGAAGTTTGATGAAGATAAAAAGTAG
- a CDS encoding Fur family transcriptional regulator, whose amino-acid sequence MKSAKDIFSEYLSKQRLKMTPQRRAILDAFLNEEGHVSSEELYNIIRKEDSSIGQATVYRTLKLLDESGIAKAVDFNDGVLRYEHKYGHDHHDHLVCEHCGKTIEAVDPEIEHLQEELAKKHGFVLSHHEMYLFGVCKECQDKSE is encoded by the coding sequence ATGAAATCAGCGAAAGACATTTTTTCAGAGTATCTGTCCAAACAGAGACTAAAAATGACTCCTCAAAGAAGAGCCATTCTTGACGCTTTTCTTAATGAAGAAGGACATGTTTCGTCTGAAGAACTCTACAATATCATCCGTAAGGAAGACTCTTCCATCGGACAGGCAACTGTTTACCGCACTTTAAAACTCCTCGATGAATCCGGCATTGCTAAGGCTGTTGATTTTAATGATGGTGTGCTCCGTTACGAGCATAAATATGGTCATGATCATCACGACCATCTAGTTTGTGAACATTGCGGCAAGACCATAGAAGCCGTAGATCCTGAAATTGAACATCTTCAGGAAGAACTAGCTAAAAAGCACGGTTTTGTGCTTTCCCATCATGAAATGTACCTCTTCGGCGTTTGCAAGGAGTGTCAGGACAAAAGCGAATAA
- a CDS encoding efflux RND transporter periplasmic adaptor subunit encodes MKIKSSCVDFLLSFILLTLINLAYPVTLMASSPDIFEAVAAPRMISLTGFTRPRVEMTLVSEESAMCIAVHADVGDTIGSNGLFVNLDPKFINLEIAQLKADINRLKSDMNYYHKEADRYIKLVKKNTASQSELDLHIRNLNSAESLLRSTQLKLDVNKEHLRRYTLRAPAGWRVIKRYIEPGEWVTKGEKVAELGNFKTLLVPYALTVKELEKIDSMGGKVTLDLPDIDKSVVANLERISPDFDPESRKIDVDFKISSGDFNFRGGLRTELKIEMVDPGGSVIVPTSAVVKTYDDYFLVRPDGVRVKVLILGKTEDGKLRVSSRAVKAGQKFLLKP; translated from the coding sequence ATGAAGATAAAAAGTAGCTGTGTTGATTTCTTACTTTCTTTTATACTGCTTACGTTGATCAATCTTGCATATCCTGTAACGCTAATGGCTTCTTCCCCTGATATTTTTGAAGCAGTGGCTGCGCCGCGAATGATCTCTTTGACCGGATTCACTAGACCTAGAGTTGAAATGACTTTGGTGAGTGAAGAGTCAGCCATGTGTATTGCTGTGCATGCCGATGTAGGTGACACAATCGGTTCAAACGGGTTGTTTGTGAATCTTGATCCAAAGTTTATCAATCTTGAAATAGCACAGCTTAAGGCTGATATAAATAGGCTTAAGTCTGATATGAATTACTACCATAAAGAGGCTGATCGCTATATTAAGCTGGTTAAAAAGAATACGGCCTCTCAATCCGAACTTGATCTGCATATACGTAATTTGAACAGTGCTGAAAGCCTTCTAAGGTCAACTCAACTTAAGCTTGACGTTAATAAGGAGCATTTACGTCGTTACACTTTGCGTGCTCCTGCAGGTTGGAGAGTTATCAAACGTTACATAGAGCCTGGGGAGTGGGTTACTAAAGGTGAAAAAGTAGCCGAACTAGGGAATTTTAAGACTCTTCTAGTGCCGTATGCCCTCACAGTAAAAGAACTTGAGAAGATTGACAGTATGGGGGGCAAAGTCACCCTTGATCTCCCTGATATTGATAAATCTGTTGTAGCAAATCTTGAACGTATTTCCCCAGATTTTGATCCTGAATCACGTAAAATTGACGTTGATTTTAAGATTAGTTCTGGCGATTTTAATTTCAGAGGCGGACTTCGTACAGAGCTTAAGATTGAAATGGTTGACCCTGGAGGATCAGTAATTGTTCCCACATCTGCTGTTGTTAAAACATATGACGATTATTTTCTTGTCAGGCCTGACGGTGTGAGGGTTAAGGTTCTGATTCTTGGTAAAACAGAAGATGGAAAACTTCGTGTTTCATCAAGGGCAGTAAAAGCTGGTCAAAAGTTTTTGCTGAAGCCGTAG